The following proteins are encoded in a genomic region of Maylandia zebra isolate NMK-2024a linkage group LG1, Mzebra_GT3a, whole genome shotgun sequence:
- the rpl12 gene encoding large ribosomal subunit protein uL11 isoform X2 yields the protein MRCTGGEVGATSALAPKIGPLGLSPKKVGDDIAKATGDWKGLRITVKLTIQNRQAAIEVVPSASALIIKALKEPPRDRKKVKNIKHSGSVTFDEIVGIARVMRPRSIARELSGTIKEILGTAQSVGCTIDGRHPHDVIDDINSGKVECPSE from the exons ATGAGGTGCACAGGAGGAGAAGTCGGCGCCACCTCAGCCCTGGCCCCCAAAATCGGACCTCTGGGTCTG TCTCCCAAGAAAGTGGGTGACGACATCGCCAAGGCCACCGGTGACTGGAAGGGCCTGAGGATCACTGTGAAGCTGACCATCCAGAACAGGCAGGCAGCG ATCGAGGTGGTTCCCTCTGCGTCGGCTCTGATCATCAAAGCCCTGAAGGAGCCTCCTCGTGACAGGAAGAAGGTCAAGAACA TTAAGCACAGCGGCAGCGTGACCTTCGATGAGATCGTGGGCATCGCTCGCGTCATGAGGCCTCGCTCCATCGCCCGGGAGCTCTCCG GAACCATCAAGGAGATCCTGGGAACCGCTCAGTCTGTGGGATGCACCATCGATGGCCGCCATCCCCATGATGTCATCGATGACATCAACAGCGGCAAAGTTGAGTGCCCATCTGAGTGA
- the rpl12 gene encoding large ribosomal subunit protein uL11 isoform X1 — MPPKFDPNEIKIVYMRCTGGEVGATSALAPKIGPLGLSPKKVGDDIAKATGDWKGLRITVKLTIQNRQAAIEVVPSASALIIKALKEPPRDRKKVKNIKHSGSVTFDEIVGIARVMRPRSIARELSGTIKEILGTAQSVGCTIDGRHPHDVIDDINSGKVECPSE, encoded by the exons ATGCCGCCCAAATTCGACCCCAACGAGATTAAAATTG TGTACATGAGGTGCACAGGAGGAGAAGTCGGCGCCACCTCAGCCCTGGCCCCCAAAATCGGACCTCTGGGTCTG TCTCCCAAGAAAGTGGGTGACGACATCGCCAAGGCCACCGGTGACTGGAAGGGCCTGAGGATCACTGTGAAGCTGACCATCCAGAACAGGCAGGCAGCG ATCGAGGTGGTTCCCTCTGCGTCGGCTCTGATCATCAAAGCCCTGAAGGAGCCTCCTCGTGACAGGAAGAAGGTCAAGAACA TTAAGCACAGCGGCAGCGTGACCTTCGATGAGATCGTGGGCATCGCTCGCGTCATGAGGCCTCGCTCCATCGCCCGGGAGCTCTCCG GAACCATCAAGGAGATCCTGGGAACCGCTCAGTCTGTGGGATGCACCATCGATGGCCGCCATCCCCATGATGTCATCGATGACATCAACAGCGGCAAAGTTGAGTGCCCATCTGAGTGA